A genome region from Candidatus Zixiibacteriota bacterium includes the following:
- a CDS encoding DUF3473 domain-containing protein encodes MKNENKITNAFSVDFEDWFQCLEVIPLSQWDNYEYRIENNAHRILDLLDEGNVKATFFILGHIAEKFPHLIKEIDKRGHFLGTHGYSHKQVYKQNKSEFSEELKKSIGLVADITGRRLYGYRAPIFSIVAESLWALDILLEQGLIYDSSIFPVLNYRYGIVSNQRFVHNLATPGGQSIIEIPIAAAKYFRVNFPVGGGAYLRIFPYSITKAGLKSINREGHSFTFYVHPWEIDPSHPRIDLPFRISATHYFNLKSTCNKITKLMKDFKFGPIEEAFSQQLGLK; translated from the coding sequence ATGAAAAATGAAAACAAAATCACCAATGCCTTCTCAGTCGATTTCGAAGACTGGTTTCAGTGTCTTGAGGTTATCCCGCTGTCGCAATGGGATAACTACGAGTACAGGATAGAAAACAATGCCCATAGAATACTCGACCTTTTAGATGAAGGCAATGTTAAAGCCACATTCTTTATCTTAGGTCATATCGCCGAAAAATTTCCACACTTGATTAAAGAAATTGATAAAAGAGGTCATTTTCTCGGGACTCATGGCTATTCACATAAGCAGGTTTATAAGCAGAACAAATCTGAATTCTCGGAAGAATTGAAAAAATCTATAGGCTTAGTTGCAGATATAACCGGTCGAAGATTGTATGGGTACAGAGCGCCTATTTTCTCGATAGTTGCCGAATCATTATGGGCGCTTGATATTCTTTTAGAACAGGGACTGATTTATGATTCGAGCATATTCCCGGTTTTAAATTATCGCTACGGTATCGTCTCAAACCAAAGATTTGTTCACAACCTGGCAACACCTGGCGGACAAAGTATTATCGAAATACCTATTGCGGCGGCAAAGTATTTTAGGGTGAATTTCCCGGTAGGCGGCGGCGCCTATCTGCGGATTTTTCCCTACAGCATTACTAAAGCCGGTTTAAAAAGTATCAATAGGGAAGGACATTCTTTTACTTTTTATGTCCATCCCTGGGAAATCGATCCAAGCCATCCCCGAATAGACTTGCCTTTCAGAATATCAGCCACTCATTATTTTAATCTTAAATCAACTTGTAATAAAATAACGAAATTAATGAAAGATTTTAAGTTTGGTCCTATCGAGGAAGCATTTTCGCAACAGCTTGGATTAAAATGA
- a CDS encoding glycosyltransferase codes for MTKQNAPLFSIILAFRNEEDFLKDCLESFDKQTIAKEKWEVILIDSCSTDTSREIADNYIKMNRNSRLINNPLQNSTAGWNEGLKIAKGKYFCLASAHSITDKHYLSKAENFFRENNDIQALGGKITKIGLGKLSKSIAAATNTPFAMGGSYYRIGDKPKKINVIGIGIYLRDIIDSIGKFNSRILRSGDWEFNYRVCSYGYNMFFNPELVVKVFTRANYKSIFIQQFRTSFWKVRIWAKHPRSLLPRHIIPALSVLWLILVPIIFSLNKPILSVWILSLLLYLLMAIYSAIKASKEDAKWYYVMPTFPIIHIAYGLGFITGMLRWSKYLLKSLTKIKLQPK; via the coding sequence ATGACCAAACAAAACGCTCCCTTATTTTCTATAATACTGGCTTTTCGCAATGAAGAAGATTTTCTCAAAGATTGCCTTGAATCGTTTGACAAGCAAACAATCGCTAAAGAAAAATGGGAAGTCATTTTAATTGATAGCTGCTCAACTGATACCTCAAGGGAAATAGCAGATAATTATATAAAGATGAATCGTAATAGCAGATTAATTAACAACCCCTTACAAAATTCCACTGCCGGTTGGAATGAAGGATTGAAAATTGCCAAAGGTAAGTATTTTTGTTTGGCGAGTGCTCATTCAATTACAGATAAGCATTATTTGTCAAAAGCAGAAAATTTTTTTAGAGAGAATAATGATATACAAGCATTAGGCGGGAAAATAACAAAAATCGGGCTTGGTAAATTATCGAAAAGTATCGCCGCTGCCACTAATACACCTTTTGCGATGGGAGGATCTTATTATAGGATTGGAGATAAACCAAAGAAAATAAACGTAATTGGAATTGGCATATACTTAAGAGATATCATTGATTCAATAGGAAAATTCAACTCAAGGATTCTACGTTCTGGCGACTGGGAATTTAACTATCGTGTTTGCTCGTATGGATATAATATGTTTTTTAATCCGGAACTTGTTGTGAAAGTATTTACCAGAGCAAATTATAAATCAATATTTATCCAGCAATTCAGAACCAGTTTCTGGAAAGTCAGAATCTGGGCGAAACATCCTCGTTCGCTGCTGCCTCGTCATATAATTCCAGCTCTATCTGTTCTTTGGTTAATACTTGTACCTATAATATTTAGCTTAAATAAACCGATATTGTCAGTTTGGATTCTATCGCTCTTATTATATCTTTTGATGGCAATATATAGCGCAATAAAAGCATCAAAGGAAGATGCGAAATGGTATTATGTTATGCCGACTTTTCCTATTATTCATATCGCTTACGGATTGGGGTTTATTACTGGAATGTTAAGATGGAGCAAATATCTATTAAAGAGTTTAACCAAAATAAAATTGCAGCCTAAATGA
- a CDS encoding glycosyltransferase — MSKIMYIAFAQSSHTIKWVKYFRDLGNDIMLVSFYPGNSIDGVDIRYLRCTNKNLAILKLPQVKKLIRYFKPDILHAHYASSCGIVAALTGFHPYVLSVWGDDILEFPQKSLIHRWLVKKAINKADYATATSNMLANATKDLINDNKNIKVIPFGVDISHYKFTVKSPDNITHIGTVRNLLPKYGLAYLIKAFASLIKKYDNLKLTIVGDGYLRSSLELLVNELGINNHVIFTGFVAHEKVVGYLKTFDIFIMPSIGEGETFGVAAVEAMAIGLPVVASKIGGLPEVIDDGQTGILVKPGDVEDLKKALEYYIINTDVRIKHGRAGRKKVEEKYNWQDNAEMMNRLYLKILNEKD, encoded by the coding sequence ATGTCAAAGATAATGTATATAGCTTTTGCTCAATCGTCTCATACAATTAAATGGGTGAAATATTTTAGAGACCTTGGTAATGATATTATGCTGGTTAGTTTTTATCCCGGTAATTCCATTGATGGCGTAGACATAAGATATCTCCGTTGTACAAATAAAAACTTGGCGATATTGAAATTGCCTCAAGTAAAAAAACTTATAAGATATTTCAAACCGGATATATTACATGCTCATTATGCGTCAAGTTGTGGTATTGTTGCAGCGTTGACGGGCTTTCATCCATATGTATTATCTGTTTGGGGCGATGATATTTTAGAATTTCCCCAAAAATCGCTTATCCATAGATGGCTTGTTAAAAAAGCTATTAATAAAGCTGATTATGCAACAGCAACAAGCAATATGTTGGCTAATGCCACGAAAGACCTAATTAACGATAATAAAAATATCAAAGTAATACCTTTCGGTGTTGATATTAGCCATTACAAGTTCACGGTTAAATCACCTGATAATATTACTCATATCGGTACGGTGAGAAATCTACTGCCAAAATATGGTTTAGCGTATTTAATAAAGGCTTTCGCTTCATTGATAAAGAAATATGATAATCTTAAACTAACTATTGTTGGGGATGGATATCTAAGATCAAGTTTGGAATTATTAGTGAATGAATTGGGAATAAATAATCATGTAATATTTACAGGATTTGTTGCCCACGAAAAAGTTGTTGGCTATTTGAAGACTTTCGATATATTTATTATGCCATCAATTGGTGAAGGAGAAACTTTTGGAGTTGCGGCAGTTGAGGCAATGGCTATAGGATTGCCAGTTGTTGCATCAAAAATCGGTGGCTTACCTGAAGTAATTGACGATGGTCAAACTGGAATCTTAGTTAAGCCTGGCGATGTTGAGGATTTGAAGAAGGCTTTGGAATACTATATTATTAATACCGATGTCAGAATCAAGCATGGCAGAGCAGGCAGGAAAAAGGTCGAGGAAAAATACAACTGGCAGGATAATGCTGAAATGATGAATAGGTTGTATTTGAAGATTTTAAATGAAAAGGATTAA
- a CDS encoding glycosyltransferase family 4 protein — MILYMEYLAEGKRGGEIYHSHLYKFLSDRFKDLFPKQLGKFPQNLKNPIKHMIYKLSLVKEFHPDLVIVDISSAFRSIAAVRWMKKRKRNILVIVQGERLSFRYRFIFMKWLVRWFERYLLKNADILLANSQYIADASKKYTGRRIPIVIAYPGLEYKPVPEQSTYSSDTNMQKPVNLLFIGQCTYRKGAAFLIEAVGILKDMNIHLNIAGEYFKDDKYYKEIESIIKKYDIKDKVAFRGFLNRSELTELYIKSDIFLSPSLAEGYGMVLAEALCYGLPVIASRVGAIPEMIDDGINGILVNPGDSHNLADGIRRLVEDVDLRNSMSQANLEKAKTLPTWDDFDKVLEEQLAPLIEEMIK; from the coding sequence ATGATTTTATATATGGAATATTTGGCTGAAGGCAAAAGGGGAGGTGAAATATATCATAGCCATCTTTATAAATTCTTATCAGATCGTTTTAAAGATTTATTCCCAAAACAACTTGGAAAGTTTCCTCAAAATTTAAAAAATCCGATTAAACACATGATATATAAATTGTCATTAGTAAAAGAATTTCACCCTGATTTAGTTATAGTAGATATATCATCGGCGTTTCGCAGTATTGCCGCGGTTCGCTGGATGAAGAAACGAAAACGTAATATTTTGGTTATTGTTCAAGGAGAAAGGCTGAGTTTTAGATATAGGTTTATTTTTATGAAATGGCTGGTTCGGTGGTTTGAGAGGTATCTTTTAAAAAATGCCGATATACTTTTAGCAAACAGTCAATATATCGCTGATGCGTCGAAAAAGTATACCGGCCGCCGGATACCTATTGTTATTGCTTATCCCGGTTTAGAATATAAACCGGTACCTGAGCAAAGCACTTATTCATCAGATACCAATATGCAAAAACCGGTTAATTTATTATTCATAGGGCAATGCACTTATCGAAAAGGAGCGGCATTCTTAATTGAAGCAGTTGGCATTTTAAAGGATATGAATATACATTTAAATATCGCAGGCGAGTATTTTAAGGACGACAAATATTATAAAGAAATAGAAAGTATTATAAAAAAATATGATATTAAAGATAAAGTTGCTTTTCGCGGATTCCTGAATCGTTCTGAATTAACAGAGCTTTATATAAAGAGCGATATATTCCTATCGCCATCGTTGGCGGAAGGATACGGCATGGTATTGGCTGAGGCTCTCTGCTATGGCTTGCCGGTTATTGCCAGCAGAGTGGGAGCGATTCCGGAGATGATTGATGACGGCATTAACGGCATCCTGGTTAATCCCGGCGATTCGCATAATCTGGCTGATGGAATAAGGCGGCTTGTTGAGGATGTTGATTTGCGAAATTCAATGAGCCAGGCAAATCTCGAAAAAGCGAAAACGCTGCCGACTTGGGATGATTTTGACAAAGTATTGGAGGAACAGTTGGCGCCATTGATAGAAGAAATGATTAAATAG
- a CDS encoding CDP-glycerol glycerophosphotransferase family protein: protein MMKLVGGRRMTFREKVCRLIALIFGDFIYLISVIVPKRKNLWVFGAWMGETYSDNSKYLFEYVIKNYPEIQAVWLVNNETTLKLLKSKNYPVFKSYSLKGTWISMRAKVAVLSTWFSDINWFTVPNKKFALLWHGTPLKKIGFDDKKNSDITSGRRKAFFKLFPYISQDFSKILITAPSDIVRKLFVGAFKSTENIRITGFPRNDVFSQKDVENFPIKAKILELKKKYKIGIYMPTHRKNSRREFDAYIAENLDMVNSRLKEIDVVLLFKYHVFNPHTAKNRKNEYSNIIILNNEDINQDVYPLLTLVDFLVTDYSSIYFDFLLADKPIIFAPFLSEQYICNDRELYFNYNEVTPGPKAKNWDELLICIEETIKKPDEYKRQRAELNNKFNQYHDGGNCKRVFDEIIRFIT from the coding sequence ATGATGAAATTAGTTGGCGGAAGAAGAATGACATTCCGCGAAAAAGTATGCCGACTTATTGCCTTAATTTTTGGCGACTTTATTTATCTGATTTCAGTTATTGTTCCTAAAAGAAAAAACCTTTGGGTTTTCGGCGCATGGATGGGAGAAACGTATTCGGATAATTCCAAATATCTATTTGAATATGTTATCAAAAACTATCCGGAAATTCAGGCTGTCTGGCTTGTAAATAATGAGACAACTCTTAAATTACTGAAAAGTAAAAATTATCCGGTATTTAAAAGCTACAGTTTAAAGGGAACCTGGATTTCAATGAGAGCGAAGGTTGCCGTTTTATCCACTTGGTTTAGCGATATAAACTGGTTTACGGTTCCTAATAAAAAGTTTGCTCTATTATGGCATGGAACGCCCCTGAAGAAAATCGGTTTTGATGATAAGAAAAACTCTGATATTACCTCAGGACGGCGAAAAGCTTTTTTTAAGCTGTTTCCATACATATCCCAAGATTTCTCCAAAATTCTTATTACAGCTCCCTCGGATATTGTTCGAAAGCTATTCGTCGGCGCATTCAAGTCCACGGAAAATATTCGCATAACCGGTTTTCCCCGCAATGATGTGTTTTCTCAAAAGGATGTTGAGAATTTCCCGATTAAAGCTAAGATTTTAGAGCTAAAGAAAAAATATAAAATCGGTATATATATGCCTACACATAGAAAAAATAGCAGACGTGAATTTGATGCATATATAGCTGAAAATTTAGATATGGTAAACTCCAGGTTAAAAGAGATTGATGTTGTCTTGTTGTTTAAATACCATGTTTTTAACCCGCATACAGCTAAAAACAGGAAAAATGAGTATTCGAATATCATTATTTTAAATAACGAGGATATTAATCAGGATGTTTACCCATTGCTTACTTTGGTTGATTTTTTAGTTACGGATTATTCCAGTATTTACTTTGATTTTCTATTAGCCGATAAACCGATAATATTTGCGCCGTTTCTATCAGAGCAATATATATGCAATGACAGGGAGCTGTATTTTAATTATAATGAGGTTACGCCCGGTCCCAAGGCTAAAAACTGGGACGAATTATTAATATGTATTGAGGAAACAATAAAAAAACCGGATGAATATAAACGACAAAGAGCTGAATTGAATAATAAATTTAACCAGTATCATGATGGCGGCAACTGCAAACGAGTATTTGATGAGATTATCAGGTTCATTACATAA
- a CDS encoding phosphocholine cytidylyltransferase family protein has protein sequence MKAIILAAGIGSRLGYPLPKGLLEMPSGESILARQVRILKSEGISDITIVVGYKKELIMSELKEVQFYYNPDFRTTNTSKSLLFAIREFDDDILWINGDLVYDREIIAGIKAQKDNTIIVNDAQCGEEEVKYRLDENNNVCSISKEVNNARGEALGINIVNRETLKEFIKALEECDNNDYFERAIQILIDKGVAFKSRNVSNYRCIEVDFEEDWEKALAMFS, from the coding sequence ATGAAGGCTATAATCCTTGCCGCGGGCATTGGTTCCAGATTAGGGTATCCGCTTCCGAAAGGATTGTTAGAGATGCCATCCGGGGAGAGCATCCTGGCGAGACAGGTCCGAATACTAAAATCGGAAGGGATATCAGATATTACTATTGTGGTTGGATACAAAAAAGAACTTATTATGTCGGAACTCAAAGAAGTCCAATTCTATTATAATCCTGATTTTCGCACAACAAACACATCCAAAAGCCTGTTGTTTGCGATAAGAGAATTTGATGATGATATTTTATGGATAAATGGAGATCTCGTTTATGACCGTGAAATTATTGCTGGAATAAAAGCTCAAAAAGATAATACTATCATAGTTAATGATGCTCAATGCGGTGAGGAGGAAGTTAAGTACCGGTTAGATGAGAATAATAATGTCTGCTCTATTTCCAAAGAAGTGAATAATGCGCGCGGAGAAGCATTGGGTATAAACATTGTCAATAGAGAAACGCTGAAGGAATTTATTAAGGCTTTGGAAGAATGCGATAATAATGATTATTTTGAAAGAGCTATACAAATACTTATTGATAAAGGTGTTGCATTTAAAAGCCGCAATGTGTCAAATTACAGATGTATCGAGGTTGATTTTGAAGAGGATTGGGAAAAAGCGCTGGCAATGTTCAGCTAA
- a CDS encoding flippase, translating to MFWLNEKFLNNGFLEKAKNDFRGQGVGRLAENFVSLSVLQVINYILPLITLPYLVRVLGVEKFGLVAFAVSFIQYFLILTDYGFNLSATREISIHRDDKSKISEIFISVMIIKGVLMLASFGIMSVIILSFDKFRGDWLIYILAFGIVAGQSLFPVWFFQGMEKMKHITIFNITAKVIFTALIFIFIREQSDYLYVPLFNSMGYLTAGIISIWVVFIYFKVKIHIPGIACIYGYFKGSTEFFLSRVSVSIYTSSNTFIVGLFLGDAMTGYYAAAEKLATAIRMIYTPLSTALYPYMCKVKNLKLYKKIFIIVTIMNLLINSLVFIFSGFIVNLLYGAGFEITMNLFRILSAANMIAIPAILLGYPLLAAMGYPKIVNYSVIIASCVHLAMLLAVIPVINVYLVALITIITQIIVVGIRAYGVKKYKIWSIQ from the coding sequence ATGTTTTGGTTGAATGAAAAGTTTTTAAATAACGGCTTTTTAGAAAAAGCGAAAAACGATTTTAGGGGTCAGGGAGTTGGCCGTCTGGCTGAGAATTTTGTATCTTTATCCGTATTACAGGTGATTAATTACATTCTGCCGCTTATAACTTTGCCTTATCTGGTCAGAGTGTTGGGTGTGGAAAAATTCGGATTAGTGGCATTTGCGGTTTCTTTTATTCAGTATTTCCTCATACTTACAGATTATGGATTTAACTTATCGGCAACAAGAGAAATATCAATTCATCGGGATGATAAGTCTAAAATATCAGAGATTTTCATTTCAGTGATGATAATAAAAGGCGTTTTAATGCTGGCAAGTTTTGGTATTATGTCGGTTATTATTCTTAGTTTCGATAAATTTAGAGGCGACTGGTTGATATATATCCTTGCTTTCGGCATAGTTGCGGGACAATCATTATTTCCGGTCTGGTTTTTTCAAGGCATGGAAAAGATGAAGCATATTACTATTTTTAATATTACAGCCAAAGTAATTTTTACAGCCCTTATTTTTATTTTCATACGAGAACAATCAGATTATTTATATGTTCCATTATTCAATTCAATGGGCTATCTGACCGCTGGAATAATCTCGATCTGGGTAGTATTTATATACTTCAAGGTGAAAATTCATATTCCCGGAATAGCCTGTATATATGGCTATTTCAAAGGCAGCACCGAATTTTTCCTGTCGCGCGTATCGGTTTCGATATATACCAGCAGCAATACATTTATTGTGGGGTTGTTTTTAGGCGATGCAATGACCGGTTATTATGCTGCTGCGGAAAAACTCGCTACAGCTATTAGAATGATTTACACGCCGCTTAGTACGGCTTTATATCCATATATGTGCAAAGTAAAGAATTTGAAATTATACAAAAAAATATTTATAATAGTTACTATAATGAATTTACTAATAAACAGTCTTGTCTTTATTTTCTCCGGTTTTATTGTCAATCTTCTTTATGGCGCAGGTTTTGAGATTACAATGAATTTGTTCAGGATTTTATCAGCGGCAAATATGATAGCGATACCGGCGATACTTTTGGGTTATCCTTTGCTGGCGGCGATGGGGTATCCCAAAATAGTCAATTACAGCGTAATTATCGCCTCCTGCGTTCATTTAGCGATGCTTCTGGCTGTTATACCTGTAATAAATGTGTACTTAGTTGCATTGATTACGATTATTACACAGATTATAGTAGTTGGAATTAGAGCATATGGCGTAAAAAAATATAAAATATGGAGCATACAATGA
- the wecB gene encoding UDP-N-acetylglucosamine 2-epimerase (non-hydrolyzing): MKKIAVVVGARPQFIKLAPVVEIFSDKVKLVIIHTGQHYDFEMSDVFFHQLNLPQVDYHLGIGSDSQAAQVGRMMIELEKVFVKESPDMTAVIGDTNSTLAGALAAAKNNIPLAHIEAGLRSNNNHLPEQINRVVTDHLSNIFCCPTQSSVDHLKAEGIKNGIFLTGDILYDVIDRIIPDDEFIDSFLAENNLKPGDYILFTVHRAENADSIDFLQALVAGLENLPWQIFLPLHPRTKGKLEEFGLMNRLSAIANVRISEPVGIIESLALTKSSLGVMTDSGGLQREAAFFGKKSYILRDETEWLELKRCGAVVCIKSDLRNTEFDWNSYSSPGSEYFQKASQKIADCIINALYMK, encoded by the coding sequence ATGAAGAAAATCGCGGTAGTTGTCGGCGCTCGTCCTCAGTTTATTAAACTTGCTCCGGTTGTTGAGATATTTTCCGACAAGGTTAAATTAGTTATCATCCATACCGGACAGCATTATGATTTTGAGATGTCGGATGTCTTTTTCCATCAGTTGAATCTGCCGCAAGTCGATTATCATCTTGGCATTGGTTCGGACAGCCAGGCGGCTCAGGTTGGGCGCATGATGATTGAACTTGAAAAGGTTTTTGTCAAGGAATCTCCCGACATGACAGCAGTTATTGGCGACACCAACAGCACGCTTGCCGGGGCTCTTGCTGCCGCTAAAAACAACATTCCATTAGCGCATATTGAGGCTGGCCTTCGCTCGAACAATAACCATTTGCCAGAGCAGATAAATCGAGTTGTAACCGACCATTTATCAAATATATTTTGCTGTCCAACTCAAAGCTCGGTTGATCATTTAAAAGCGGAGGGCATAAAGAACGGCATATTTCTAACCGGAGATATTCTTTATGATGTAATTGATAGAATAATCCCGGATGATGAATTCATCGATTCTTTTCTTGCGGAAAATAATCTCAAGCCGGGTGATTATATTTTATTTACGGTTCATCGAGCAGAAAATGCTGATAGTATTGATTTCCTTCAAGCGCTGGTAGCCGGATTGGAAAATTTGCCTTGGCAAATCTTTTTACCATTACACCCTCGAACAAAAGGTAAATTGGAAGAATTTGGTTTGATGAATCGGCTTTCGGCAATTGCAAATGTCCGAATTTCCGAACCGGTTGGGATTATTGAAAGCCTGGCATTAACGAAATCTTCATTGGGCGTAATGACCGATTCCGGCGGGCTTCAAAGAGAGGCGGCGTTTTTCGGTAAGAAGTCATATATATTACGCGATGAAACTGAGTGGTTAGAGCTAAAGCGATGCGGAGCGGTTGTCTGTATAAAATCTGACTTGCGAAACACAGAATTTGATTGGAATAGTTATTCTTCCCCTGGATCTGAGTATTTTCAGAAGGCTTCACAGAAAATCGCCGATTGTATTATTAATGCCCTGTATATGAAGTAG
- a CDS encoding DegT/DnrJ/EryC1/StrS family aminotransferase has translation MKVVPLDLKLQYQSIREEINEAIQKVLDHCGFILGPEVKQLEAELARYCTTKHAVGVASGTDALLLSLRACGVEPGDEVITTGFTFFATAGVISRLGAIPVFCDIDEKTFNINPELIESKITPKTKAIMPVHLYGQIAEMDRIMEIARQHNLPVVEDAAQAIGAKYHDRLAGTLGDAAGFSFFPSKNLGAYGDGGIIATNSDGLADKLKILRVHGSKPKYYHSIVGYNSRLDTIQAAILLIKLKHLNDWHEGRRKVAHNYDKQLSGLNGVRTPYVNDYNYHIYHQYTLTVENREKLQAELKSKEIGFATYYPIPLHLQDCYNDLGYKKGDLPVSEKLAEKVISIPIYPEMPQDQQAYVIETIREFYK, from the coding sequence ATGAAAGTTGTGCCCTTAGATTTAAAACTTCAGTATCAGTCAATCAGGGAAGAGATTAACGAAGCCATACAAAAAGTACTTGACCATTGCGGATTTATTTTAGGTCCCGAGGTCAAACAACTTGAAGCTGAACTGGCAAGATATTGCACTACAAAACATGCTGTCGGCGTAGCCTCGGGCACGGATGCTCTGCTTCTTTCGCTTAGAGCCTGCGGTGTTGAACCGGGCGATGAGGTTATCACAACCGGTTTTACATTTTTTGCCACTGCCGGGGTTATTTCGCGTTTGGGGGCAATACCCGTTTTTTGCGATATAGATGAAAAGACTTTCAATATCAATCCGGAACTTATCGAATCAAAAATTACCCCCAAAACAAAAGCTATCATGCCGGTACATCTATATGGCCAGATTGCTGAAATGGACAGAATAATGGAAATCGCCCGGCAGCATAATCTACCTGTTGTTGAGGATGCGGCGCAGGCGATTGGCGCAAAATATCACGACCGTTTGGCGGGAACATTAGGCGATGCCGCCGGTTTCTCGTTTTTCCCCAGCAAAAACCTTGGCGCTTACGGGGATGGCGGAATTATTGCAACGAACTCCGATGGGTTGGCTGATAAATTAAAGATACTTCGAGTGCATGGCTCTAAACCCAAATATTATCATTCGATTGTGGGTTATAATAGCCGCCTTGATACGATACAGGCCGCCATCCTGCTGATTAAGCTCAAACATCTAAATGACTGGCATGAAGGAAGGCGTAAAGTTGCTCATAATTATGATAAACAGCTAAGCGGTTTGAATGGGGTTCGGACGCCTTATGTTAATGATTACAACTATCATATTTACCATCAATATACATTGACTGTCGAAAACCGGGAAAAACTGCAGGCAGAGCTAAAAAGCAAAGAGATCGGTTTTGCCACCTATTACCCCATACCATTGCATCTTCAAGATTGCTATAATGACCTTGGCTATAAAAAGGGCGATTTGCCGGTATCTGAAAAACTTGCCGAGAAGGTGATATCAATACCTATTTATCCTGAGATGCCTCAAGACCAGCAAGCTTATGTGATTGAGACAATCAGAGAATTCTATAAATAG
- a CDS encoding N-acetyltransferase yields MSNVIAESAGIAKDIKLGNFCVIGANVSIDAGCIIGNGVIIHPDTQIGSNVRIDDNTVLGKLPMKAANSAVTKDQQLPALTIGDNCIIGTSVVIYRGCKIGEKVLVADLSSVRENVSIGNFTIIGRGVAVENFCEVGCYCKLETNVYLTAYSKVEDRVFIAPCVATSNDNFVGRTEERFKHFKGVTVKKGGRIGVGAVILPGKELGADCLIAAGALVAANAPAKTIVAGIPAKKFREVPDEQLLENQNWEKK; encoded by the coding sequence ATGAGTAATGTTATTGCTGAATCAGCAGGGATAGCTAAAGATATTAAACTTGGAAATTTTTGTGTAATAGGCGCAAATGTGTCTATTGATGCCGGATGCATAATCGGTAATGGCGTCATTATTCATCCCGATACGCAAATTGGCTCAAATGTCCGTATTGATGATAATACTGTTTTGGGCAAACTCCCGATGAAAGCCGCCAATTCGGCGGTTACCAAAGACCAGCAATTGCCGGCTCTTACAATTGGCGATAACTGCATTATCGGCACATCGGTAGTAATCTACCGCGGCTGTAAAATTGGCGAGAAAGTTCTCGTAGCCGACTTATCATCAGTGCGCGAAAATGTTTCGATAGGCAATTTTACAATTATTGGCAGAGGTGTCGCTGTTGAAAATTTCTGCGAGGTCGGCTGTTATTGCAAGCTCGAAACTAATGTCTATCTTACCGCTTATTCAAAAGTAGAGGATAGAGTTTTTATAGCTCCTTGTGTTGCCACCTCAAACGATAATTTTGTTGGCAGAACCGAAGAAAGATTCAAACATTTTAAGGGTGTAACTGTAAAAAAGGGCGGCAGGATTGGCGTAGGCGCAGTGATTTTGCCTGGTAAGGAGCTTGGCGCAGATTGTCTGATAGCCGCCGGGGCTTTGGTTGCCGCTAATGCGCCTGCAAAAACAATAGTCGCAGGAATTCCCGCTAAAAAGTTCCGGGAGGTTCCCGATGAACAACTTCTTGAGAATCAAAACTGGGAGAAAAAATGA